Proteins encoded together in one Polypterus senegalus isolate Bchr_013 chromosome 16, ASM1683550v1, whole genome shotgun sequence window:
- the hlx1 gene encoding LOW QUALITY PROTEIN: H2.0-like homeobox protein (The sequence of the model RefSeq protein was modified relative to this genomic sequence to represent the inferred CDS: deleted 1 base in 1 codon), with translation MYTTGLTPFYASNFNLWPAYCSGGFALDAVKKPSFCIADILHGESENVPGSSTFVAHLGHHAQLQSSASPLRPSPVTPESSVFASRMSPVSSYQRHSGMHATLSASSRVHLSGSPPQAPAPSSKDLKFGIDRILSSEFDSKPKDCSPLRDLTPVIGANRHSGVRLSIQPSASQFFASLETGIGEPPSIMSNGARHSVQQQFQDTFPGPYAVLTKDTMPQTYKRKRSWSRAVFSNLQRKGLEKRFEIQKYVTKPDRKQLAAMLGLTDAQVKVWFQNRRMKWRHSKEAQAQKEKEKELSDKSPSSACLEAEARRRSSESDSDGSASDFEVVPEKRDCDVTEQHTASVIKSGATPEEPTLQGKEATTEPVTAISTTQIVLQ, from the exons ATGTATACTACTGGACTGACCCCGTTCTATGCCTCCAATTTTAATCTGTGGCCCGCATACTGCTCCGGTGGTTTTGCTTTGGACGCCGTAAAAAAGCCTTCGTTTTGCATCGCCGACATCCTGCATGGAGAGTCCGAGAACGTCCCCGGTTCTTCGACGTTTGTCGCTCATTTGGGACACCATGCTCAGCTTCAGAGCTCGGCATCACCGCTACGACCCTCGCCGGTGACCCCAGAATCTTCAGTATTCGCCTCCAGAATGTCCCCGGTCTCTTCTTACCAACGTCACTCCGGGATGCACGCGACC CTTTCTGCCTCGTCCCGGGTGCACCTCAGCGGCTCTCCACCACAGGCCCCGGCTCCTTCCAGCAAAGACCTCAAGTTTGGAATTGATCGCATCTTATCTTCGGAATTCGATTCTAAACCAAAAGACTGTTCTCCTCTAAGAG ATCTCACGCCAGTTATCGGTGCGAATCGCCATTCGGGGGTGCGTTTGTCCATACAGCCTTCAGCGAGTCAGTTCTTCGCGTCGTTGGAGACTGGAATCGGTGAGCCACCGTCGATCATGAGCAACGGTGCCAGGCACTCAGTACAGCAACAGTTTCAGGACACATTCCCAG GTCCTTATGCTGTTCTAACAAAAGACACAATGCCTCAGACGTACAAACGGAAGCGCTCCTGGTCCAGGGCGGTCTTCTCTAACCTCCAGAGAAAGGGCCTGGAGAAAAGATTTGAGATTCAGAAGTACGTCACCAAACCAGACCGAAAGCAACTGGCCGCGATGCTGGGCCTCACCGATGCTCAA GTGAAGGTGTGGTTCCAAAACAGAAGGATGAAATGGAGGCACTCAAAAGAGGCGCAGGCccagaaggagaaagagaaggagcTGAGCGACAAGTCCCCGAGCTCCGCGTGTTTGGAGGCAGAGGCGCGGCGGCGCAGCTCCGAGTCCGACAGTGACGGCAGCGCGTCCGACTTCGAGGTTGTGCCGGAGAAACGGGACTGTGACGTCACAGAGCAGCATACGGCCAGCGTCATCAAGTCGGGCGCGACCCCCGAGGAGCCAACGCTGCAGGGTAAAGAGGCAACAACAGAGCCAGTGACAGCGATATCTACGACACAGATTGTACTGCAATGA